A genomic window from Flavobacterium phycosphaerae includes:
- a CDS encoding structural protein, whose translation MKSFLNKHEVRGLRNNNPGNLVRTSLAWQGKIPFNQSKDQKFEQFHSIEFGIRAMLKDIIHDINNGKNTVYKLISEYAPTVENDTFAYITNVATSIGVGPYQPLKNINQEFLKELARSIFKVELGKAHSEIKDNDIYTAIEMLGNVSTQNLIVNIKKKVS comes from the coding sequence ATGAAGAGCTTCCTCAATAAACATGAAGTTCGAGGATTACGAAATAATAATCCGGGCAACTTAGTAAGAACGTCTTTAGCTTGGCAGGGAAAAATACCTTTTAACCAAAGTAAAGACCAAAAGTTCGAGCAATTTCACTCAATTGAGTTTGGCATCAGGGCTATGTTAAAAGATATCATTCACGATATCAATAACGGAAAAAATACAGTTTATAAGTTGATTTCCGAATATGCTCCAACTGTAGAAAATGACACTTTTGCCTACATCACAAATGTTGCAACTTCTATCGGAGTGGGTCCGTATCAACCGCTAAAAAACATTAATCAGGAATTTTTAAAGGAATTGGCTCGTTCAATTTTTAAAGTAGAATTGGGTAAAGCTCATTCAGAAATTAAAGATAACGATATCTATACCGCTATTGAAATGCTTGGGAATGTATCAACACAAAATCTAATTGTTAACATAAAAAAAAAAGTATCATGA
- a CDS encoding DEAD/DEAH box helicase — MSHKDFNVEIEEKKELYGYQKGDIDKIFDRLDNAPNDHHLLYQLPTGGGKTVIFSEIVRRYLSQHNKKVVVLTHRIELCKQTSKMLKGFDVKNKIINSNIKELPDQDEYSCFVAMVETLKNRLNDEKLMIDNVGLVIIDEAHYNSFRKLLSQFKNSFILGVTATPLSSNIKLPMHQNYDELIVGDTIQSLIDKGFLAKATTYSYDVGLTSLKVGINGDYTVKSSDDLYMNMVMQEKLLHAYTEKSLGKKTLIFNNGINTSLYVYETFREAGYAIKHLDNTTSVEDRKDILHWFKKTPDAILTSVGILTTGFDEPTVESIILNRATKSLTLYFQMIGRGSRKLPHKDNFTVIDLGNNALRFGLWNDPVDWQHIFKSPEYYLENLRDDAEIENNFKYVMPEATRKMFAKTAVVDMDIEEEFKKNAALNFRSKEVLEKSILQHAVMCVENSTELNGARMLSKLLSDDIESRVKRFVKCLGKTSKNYREWLVEDYKTKLSLAIGKKFRELNF; from the coding sequence ATGTCTCACAAAGATTTCAATGTCGAAATAGAAGAAAAGAAGGAACTTTACGGTTACCAGAAGGGCGATATTGACAAAATTTTTGACCGATTAGACAATGCTCCAAATGACCATCATTTGCTTTATCAATTGCCAACTGGAGGTGGAAAAACAGTTATTTTTTCGGAAATTGTGAGACGTTATTTATCACAACACAATAAAAAAGTGGTGGTATTGACACACCGAATTGAGCTTTGCAAGCAAACTTCCAAAATGCTTAAAGGCTTCGATGTTAAAAATAAAATTATCAACAGCAACATCAAGGAATTACCCGATCAGGATGAATATTCTTGTTTCGTGGCTATGGTGGAAACACTGAAAAATCGTTTGAATGACGAAAAACTGATGATTGACAATGTAGGTTTGGTGATCATTGACGAAGCTCATTACAATTCGTTCCGAAAATTGCTCAGCCAATTCAAGAATTCATTTATTCTTGGCGTTACAGCAACACCACTAAGTTCCAATATTAAGTTGCCTATGCATCAGAATTATGACGAACTAATTGTTGGTGATACTATTCAATCTCTTATTGATAAAGGCTTTTTGGCAAAAGCAACTACCTATAGTTATGATGTTGGTCTAACGTCTTTAAAAGTCGGTATTAATGGCGATTATACCGTAAAATCTTCGGATGATTTGTATATGAATATGGTTATGCAAGAAAAATTGTTGCATGCTTATACTGAGAAATCATTAGGGAAGAAGACGCTGATTTTCAACAATGGAATCAATACGTCATTGTATGTGTATGAAACGTTCAGAGAAGCCGGTTATGCTATAAAACACCTAGACAATACAACTTCTGTTGAAGACCGAAAAGATATTTTGCATTGGTTTAAAAAAACTCCGGATGCAATTTTAACTTCTGTCGGTATTTTAACAACAGGTTTTGATGAGCCAACGGTAGAGAGTATCATTTTGAATCGCGCTACAAAGTCATTGACGTTGTATTTTCAAATGATTGGCCGTGGTTCTCGTAAATTACCGCATAAAGATAATTTCACAGTTATTGATTTAGGAAACAATGCCTTACGATTTGGTTTGTGGAATGACCCGGTAGATTGGCAGCATATCTTTAAATCTCCGGAATATTATTTGGAAAATCTCAGAGATGATGCTGAAATTGAGAATAATTTTAAATACGTAATGCCCGAAGCAACTCGTAAAATGTTTGCTAAAACAGCAGTTGTTGATATGGATATTGAAGAAGAATTCAAGAAAAATGCCGCCTTGAATTTTCGTTCCAAAGAAGTACTCGAAAAATCAATCTTGCAACATGCTGTAATGTGTGTTGAAAATTCAACCGAATTAAACGGGGCCAGGATGTTGTCAAAATTACTTTCGGATGATATTGAAAGCCGTGTCAAAAGATTTGTAAAATGCCTTGGAAAAACCAGTAAGAATTATCGTGAATGGTTGGTCGAAGATTATAAAACCAAATTAAGTTTAGCTATTGGTAAAAAGTTTAGAGAGCTGAATTTTTAA
- a CDS encoding DUF6155 family protein yields the protein MSKRDLKKYLHDLTKEQLEEQLMELYEKFNDVKVYYNFAFNPNENKLVQEAKFKISNEYFPVKSKKAKMRRSVAQKIIKHFISLGVDAFIIADVMLYTIEIAQAFSAEKMVKQELFFKSMLTSFKQAISFLIENGILVEFHSRIQTIKEEAITQNWLNAYEFNAVVERLEY from the coding sequence ATGAGCAAACGCGATTTAAAAAAATACCTGCACGACCTAACCAAAGAACAGCTGGAAGAGCAACTTATGGAGCTTTATGAGAAGTTTAATGACGTAAAAGTGTACTATAATTTTGCGTTCAATCCTAATGAAAATAAATTAGTTCAGGAAGCTAAGTTCAAAATCTCAAACGAATACTTTCCGGTTAAAAGCAAGAAAGCAAAAATGCGTCGTTCTGTAGCACAAAAAATTATCAAACATTTTATATCACTTGGCGTTGATGCCTTTATCATTGCGGATGTAATGCTTTATACTATTGAAATTGCTCAAGCATTTTCTGCTGAAAAAATGGTTAAACAGGAATTGTTTTTTAAAAGCATGCTGACTTCTTTCAAGCAAGCTATTAGTTTTTTGATAGAGAATGGCATTTTAGTAGAATTTCATAGTCGAATACAAACCATTAAAGAAGAAGCAATTACTCAAAATTGGCTTAATGCTTATGAATTCAATGCTGTAGTAGAACGTCTCGAATATTAA
- a CDS encoding DUF3817 domain-containing protein has translation MTKLFKFTAIAEGVSYLVLFTNMLFIKPSNLELYKTLLFPIGMAHGLLFIGYVILAFAIRANQNWNLKDLFVVQVASLLPFATFYVEKKYLRNA, from the coding sequence ATGACCAAACTTTTTAAATTCACTGCCATAGCCGAAGGCGTTTCTTATCTTGTTTTATTTACTAATATGCTATTTATAAAGCCTTCCAATCTTGAACTGTACAAAACTTTGTTGTTTCCTATTGGTATGGCTCATGGTTTATTATTCATTGGTTATGTTATTTTGGCGTTTGCAATTCGGGCCAATCAAAATTGGAATTTGAAAGATTTATTTGTCGTTCAGGTCGCTTCCCTCCTACCATTTGCCACTTTTTATGTGGAGAAAAAATACCTGAGAAATGCATAA
- a CDS encoding mechanosensitive ion channel family protein, which yields MHKFVAKIFGWSYHLFKKWDFGETLSAYLSLAINIVILAFLSYIIYLVFRFVLVRSMIIVARKTKTKFDDLLVSNKTAKYIAHLIPLLFIYKSVPIILENFVYWEAVFGKLVAIYIVLLSLWIIKTILHAVRDHLKSNPSYSDKPIDSYIQVIMIVLWLFAFIFIVSKIFDISTVTMMGTFGAISAIILLIFRDIILGFVASVQVSLNDMVRIGDWITFDKFGADGDVIEINLATVKVRNFDNTTTTIPTYSMISDSFRNWRGMLNSEGRRIKRHVLIKANSIRFLSENELQELKKIQLVSSYIEKRQTEIDKFNKANQIDKSILINGRNMTNFGLFRKYITQYLSQYPGLNKEMILLCRQLQPTPQGIPLEIYTFSNDKRFENYEYIMADIFDHVFASISYFDLEVYELNSDKDCMPN from the coding sequence ATGCATAAATTCGTAGCAAAAATATTTGGCTGGAGCTATCATCTTTTCAAAAAATGGGATTTTGGAGAAACACTTTCTGCCTATTTAAGTTTGGCGATTAACATCGTTATTTTAGCCTTTCTATCCTATATTATTTATTTGGTGTTCCGATTTGTTTTAGTGAGAAGCATGATCATTGTGGCGCGCAAAACCAAGACAAAGTTTGATGATTTATTGGTTTCCAACAAAACGGCTAAATACATTGCCCATTTAATTCCGCTACTGTTTATTTACAAAAGTGTTCCTATTATCTTAGAAAATTTTGTGTATTGGGAAGCTGTTTTCGGAAAACTGGTGGCAATTTATATAGTATTACTGAGCCTATGGATTATCAAAACCATATTGCATGCCGTAAGAGACCATTTAAAATCAAATCCTTCCTATAGTGATAAACCAATTGACAGTTACATTCAGGTAATAATGATTGTACTTTGGTTATTTGCTTTTATTTTCATCGTTTCCAAAATTTTTGACATCAGTACGGTAACCATGATGGGGACTTTTGGAGCTATTTCAGCAATTATCTTATTGATTTTCAGAGATATTATTTTAGGATTTGTAGCCAGTGTACAAGTTTCCTTGAACGATATGGTTCGGATTGGCGATTGGATTACGTTTGATAAATTTGGTGCCGATGGCGATGTCATTGAAATCAACTTGGCTACAGTAAAAGTTCGAAATTTTGACAACACCACCACTACTATTCCTACTTACAGTATGATTTCGGATTCGTTCCGAAACTGGCGCGGAATGCTGAATTCAGAGGGAAGACGAATCAAAAGACACGTTCTTATCAAAGCCAACAGCATTCGTTTTTTGAGTGAAAATGAATTACAGGAATTAAAAAAAATTCAGTTGGTGAGCAGCTATATCGAAAAACGTCAAACTGAAATTGACAAGTTTAACAAAGCGAATCAGATTGATAAATCCATTCTTATCAATGGCAGGAACATGACTAATTTTGGTTTGTTTCGAAAATACATCACTCAATATTTAAGCCAATATCCGGGTTTGAATAAAGAGATGATTTTGCTTTGTCGTCAGCTACAGCCAACACCACAAGGAATTCCGTTGGAAATTTATACGTTTTCAAACGACAAACGTTTTGAAAATTACGAATACATCATGGCCGACATTTTTGACCATGTGTTTGCTTCGATTTCCTATTTTGATTTAGAAGTCTATGAATTAAATTCTGATAAGGATTGTATGCCGAATTAA
- a CDS encoding acyl-CoA thioesterase — protein sequence MRFHTRKWVKPEDLNPNSTLFGGRLLAWIDEELALYSVIQLQNNKIVTKHMSEINFVSSAKQGDIVEIGIDVVKFGKTSLTLTCQVRNMMTREVIITLANITMVSLGQDGKPAPHGKTQIEYVKDRLDN from the coding sequence ATGAGATTTCATACCAGAAAATGGGTAAAACCAGAAGATTTAAATCCTAACAGTACTTTATTCGGCGGACGCTTATTGGCTTGGATTGATGAAGAATTGGCTTTGTATTCAGTGATTCAGCTTCAAAATAATAAAATTGTTACCAAACATATGTCGGAAATCAATTTCGTGAGTTCTGCCAAACAAGGCGATATAGTTGAAATTGGTATTGATGTGGTGAAGTTTGGAAAAACATCATTAACCTTGACCTGTCAGGTGCGAAACATGATGACTCGAGAAGTAATTATTACATTGGCCAATATTACTATGGTTAGCCTCGGCCAAGACGGCAAACCGGCACCGCACGGAAAAACTCAAATTGAATACGTAAAAGACCGATTAGACAATTAA
- a CDS encoding NUDIX domain-containing protein encodes MRVSYTFLTVDAVVFKTINNKLYLLLIKRKNEPFQNAWALPVGFVDENEDIDVAVKRELLEETQIEIDELTQLKAFGKPFRDPRCHVVSVAYYGFVAENVVAIASDDAKEAKWFSVNDLPNLAFDHDEIINFALQKTAIK; translated from the coding sequence ATGAGAGTTTCCTATACTTTCCTGACTGTTGACGCGGTTGTTTTTAAAACTATTAACAATAAACTTTATTTACTGTTGATAAAAAGAAAGAATGAACCATTTCAAAACGCTTGGGCATTGCCGGTTGGCTTTGTTGATGAAAATGAAGATATTGATGTGGCAGTGAAAAGAGAATTGTTAGAGGAAACCCAAATCGAAATCGATGAATTAACCCAACTCAAAGCTTTTGGTAAACCGTTTAGAGATCCAAGATGTCATGTGGTTTCGGTGGCATACTATGGTTTTGTTGCTGAGAATGTTGTGGCTATTGCTTCAGATGATGCTAAAGAAGCGAAATGGTTTTCGGTTAATGATTTGCCAAATTTAGCCTTCGACCATGATGAAATCATTAATTTTGCACTACAAAAAACAGCAATAAAATGA
- a CDS encoding OmpA family protein has protein sequence MKKHLLLVIPILSITLSGNAQDKKDDKKATKELIGVEADKEIVGDSYNRWSVEVDFGQSKGGKPYADGYFASDPDKFLGGFQFNHYGIGARYMLSPKFGLKSHLSYDDIKNLPGSESLDFRVQHIQLTFEGVVNAVRLFDIQDGAKRFGLLFHFGIQAGQMSPKMNTAVSNNKGKKELNGGIVVGVTPAYRLFNNVSIFTDITINSNIRQHLNWDGSYSARSNNLTGSLFTTSLGLSFAFGNQKIHGDWALIQDKKDKEIDALGNRIGEIETLMNDTDKDGVPDYLDAENNSIAGVAVDTKGRMVDKNNNGVPDELEKYIDKTITNNNNTNSATVTNGMLEQLINDGYVAAYFDPNKAQPTNASSDNIGFILNYLKNNPDKSIEITGYADELGSTDYNNKLSGDRAQNVKAILAKAGISPSRLTIVGNGIDKSVDKNSDYARRLVRKVVFKIK, from the coding sequence ATGAAGAAACACCTACTATTAGTAATTCCGATTTTAAGTATTACATTGTCCGGTAATGCCCAAGATAAAAAGGATGATAAAAAAGCAACCAAAGAACTTATTGGAGTTGAAGCTGACAAAGAAATTGTGGGCGACTCTTATAACAGATGGTCAGTTGAAGTTGATTTCGGGCAAAGTAAAGGAGGTAAACCATATGCTGATGGCTATTTCGCCAGTGATCCTGATAAATTTTTAGGTGGCTTTCAATTTAATCACTATGGTATTGGTGCCAGATATATGTTAAGCCCGAAATTTGGTTTAAAATCACATTTATCCTATGACGATATAAAAAACCTACCGGGTTCTGAAAGTTTAGATTTCAGAGTACAACACATTCAGTTAACTTTTGAAGGTGTAGTTAATGCCGTTAGATTATTTGATATTCAGGATGGTGCCAAAAGATTCGGATTGTTATTCCATTTTGGTATACAAGCAGGACAAATGTCGCCAAAAATGAATACAGCTGTTAGCAATAACAAAGGGAAAAAAGAGTTGAACGGCGGAATCGTAGTTGGGGTAACACCAGCTTACCGACTTTTCAATAATGTTAGTATTTTTACTGACATCACCATCAACTCAAACATCAGACAGCACTTAAATTGGGATGGTTCTTATTCTGCCAGAAGTAACAACTTAACCGGAAGTTTATTTACTACCTCTTTAGGACTTTCATTTGCCTTTGGTAACCAAAAAATACATGGTGACTGGGCTCTTATCCAAGATAAGAAAGATAAAGAAATTGACGCTTTGGGTAACCGAATTGGTGAAATTGAAACGTTAATGAATGATACTGATAAAGACGGAGTGCCGGATTATTTAGACGCAGAAAACAACTCTATTGCAGGTGTTGCTGTTGATACCAAAGGAAGAATGGTTGATAAAAATAACAACGGTGTTCCTGATGAGTTAGAAAAATACATTGATAAAACCATTACCAATAACAACAATACCAACAGTGCAACTGTTACTAATGGTATGTTAGAACAATTAATCAATGACGGTTACGTAGCAGCTTACTTTGATCCAAACAAAGCACAACCAACCAACGCATCCTCTGACAACATCGGCTTTATCTTAAACTACTTGAAAAACAATCCTGATAAATCAATCGAGATTACCGGATATGCTGATGAGTTAGGTAGCACTGATTACAACAATAAATTATCAGGAGACAGAGCTCAAAACGTGAAAGCGATTTTAGCTAAAGCTGGTATCAGCCCATCAAGATTAACAATCGTGGGTAACGGTATTGACAAATCAGTAGATAAAAACTCTGATTACGCCAGACGTTTAGTTCGTAAAGTAGTCTTCAAAATCAAATAA
- a CDS encoding glyoxalase has product MEARDNHVLELRGEALGTISHQSSLEEVFQNKTLRPILKIQNDLFVAVFINYAIKQKNVFFSLTPEKKMTYIENVIQRDIKFRNSLKGIVIGLFTVDEYNEYIQNSSNLNKRMMNMLIERLKSQIQILEPTV; this is encoded by the coding sequence ATGGAAGCCAGAGACAATCACGTTCTTGAACTTAGAGGTGAAGCCCTAGGAACAATTAGCCATCAATCCTCGCTTGAAGAAGTTTTTCAAAACAAAACCTTACGCCCAATTTTAAAAATCCAAAACGATTTGTTTGTTGCTGTTTTTATCAATTATGCCATAAAACAGAAAAACGTTTTCTTCAGTCTCACACCCGAAAAGAAAATGACTTATATAGAAAATGTTATCCAACGTGATATTAAATTCAGAAACTCTCTTAAAGGTATTGTAATTGGACTATTTACAGTTGATGAATACAATGAGTACATTCAAAACTCTTCTAATCTAAACAAACGAATGATGAATATGCTGATTGAAAGACTGAAAAGTCAAATTCAAATATTAGAGCCTACTGTTTAA
- a CDS encoding DUF2231 domain-containing protein — MTEAHYHLVVNHFPIIGTILGLGILIAGILSKNTVLKNVAYVLFVIAAVFAAVSMATGEGAEEVVEDMPGIGKQIIHEHEEMAEKLALVLYVLGVVSLLGLYTNFKKHSKAQLVSFLALLVAVVAVFLAQQVGTSGGEIRHTEIRKEYKATNSETGTEEEED, encoded by the coding sequence ATGACAGAAGCTCATTATCATTTAGTAGTAAATCATTTTCCCATTATTGGAACTATTTTAGGGTTGGGAATTTTAATTGCCGGAATCCTTTCCAAAAATACTGTTCTAAAGAATGTTGCTTATGTGTTGTTTGTTATTGCGGCAGTTTTTGCTGCAGTGAGTATGGCAACCGGAGAAGGAGCAGAAGAAGTGGTTGAGGATATGCCGGGTATTGGAAAACAAATTATTCATGAACATGAAGAAATGGCCGAAAAACTAGCTTTGGTTTTATATGTACTCGGGGTAGTTTCTTTATTGGGTTTATACACTAACTTTAAAAAGCACAGCAAAGCCCAATTGGTTTCTTTTTTAGCTTTACTTGTAGCGGTTGTGGCAGTCTTTTTAGCACAACAAGTGGGAACTTCGGGCGGAGAAATTCGTCATACCGAAATCAGAAAAGAATACAAAGCCACCAATAGCGAAACAGGAACAGAGGAAGAAGAAGATTAA
- a CDS encoding sensor histidine kinase, whose amino-acid sequence MQQLSFKNRIASNYIITTALLIFVVFFVIFSIVRFSVYIKVNNDIQKEVAKHLKEIEVKENCVLLVREEQWKQVQFNKVDVSPAFIQFVDELGALVNKSPNLKKKQLTYYAGAINNELFDGKLDNISVRQIQVPLYQGTKIIGFLIVAMSLEDSKMVLNNLFIILLVAYPLILLVLFLIARFIAGRSIKPISSIIQTSNVITKDNLKSRIPLPQNRDELYTLSTTINNLLDRVENAIEREKQFTSDASHELRTPLAVIKGTLEVLVRKPRNPEEYKEKIDFCISEVNRLNHLVDELLLLARFENQKQTLKIERISLNAIFLDVMSRNTTIISEKKLTCISHVDQDFYVNTDAYLLCIIVNNILTNAVKYSKSGSTINFDVVETNDKIVCSISDHGIGIAKEDLQKIFDQFYRSKSNQHPEIKGTGLGLSIVKRLCLLLQIDLEIESQEKVGTKVILSFSK is encoded by the coding sequence ATGCAACAACTTTCGTTTAAAAACAGAATCGCTTCCAACTACATCATCACCACAGCGTTGTTAATTTTCGTGGTGTTTTTTGTGATTTTTTCTATTGTTCGATTTAGTGTTTATATCAAAGTAAATAATGATATTCAAAAAGAAGTCGCCAAACACTTAAAAGAAATTGAAGTCAAAGAAAACTGTGTACTCTTGGTGCGAGAAGAACAATGGAAACAAGTCCAGTTCAACAAAGTCGATGTCAGCCCTGCTTTTATTCAGTTTGTAGATGAATTAGGCGCTTTGGTGAACAAGTCGCCCAACCTTAAAAAGAAACAATTAACCTATTATGCTGGAGCCATCAATAACGAATTGTTTGACGGAAAATTAGACAACATATCAGTTCGTCAAATTCAGGTTCCCTTATATCAAGGTACAAAAATCATAGGTTTTCTGATTGTGGCTATGTCACTCGAAGATTCAAAAATGGTACTGAATAATCTGTTCATTATTTTGCTCGTAGCGTATCCGTTAATTCTGTTGGTGTTGTTTCTCATTGCCCGATTTATTGCCGGTCGCAGTATAAAGCCCATCAGTTCTATTATTCAGACTTCGAACGTTATTACCAAAGATAATTTAAAATCCAGAATTCCATTACCTCAAAATAGGGATGAATTGTATACGTTGTCAACTACCATTAACAACTTACTGGATAGGGTAGAGAACGCCATCGAACGCGAAAAGCAGTTTACCTCAGATGCGTCTCATGAACTTAGAACACCATTGGCGGTAATTAAAGGGACTTTGGAAGTTTTGGTACGTAAACCTCGTAACCCTGAGGAGTATAAAGAAAAAATTGATTTTTGTATTAGTGAAGTAAATCGTTTAAATCATTTGGTGGATGAATTGCTATTGTTGGCACGTTTTGAAAACCAGAAACAAACATTAAAGATTGAGAGAATATCGTTGAATGCCATTTTTCTGGATGTGATGTCCCGAAACACTACCATCATCAGCGAAAAGAAACTCACTTGTATCTCTCATGTTGATCAAGATTTTTATGTCAACACAGATGCCTATCTGCTTTGTATCATTGTCAATAATATTTTGACCAATGCGGTAAAATATTCCAAATCGGGCAGTACTATTAATTTTGATGTTGTTGAAACTAACGATAAAATAGTTTGTTCTATTTCGGATCACGGTATCGGAATTGCCAAAGAGGATTTGCAAAAAATTTTCGACCAATTCTATCGTTCAAAATCCAACCAGCATCCCGAAATCAAAGGCACCGGATTAGGTTTATCCATCGTAAAACGATTGTGTCTTTTGTTACAAATTGATTTGGAAATTGAAAGCCAGGAAAAAGTGGGAACCAAAGTAATTTTGAGCTTTTCTAAATAG
- a CDS encoding response regulator transcription factor encodes MKHLLIVEDEDGIVQFLKQGLEEEGYLVSTASDGAEGFALFQNGKFDLVLLDWMLPKMTGVEVCQSIRQQNTKLPIIFLTAKDTVQETVEGLKSGANDYIKKPFNFDELVERIKVQLRDKSEQDILTLGPIEINLQKHAVTVDKRQVSLTQKEFDLLCYLVKNKGNVCSRAQIIQDVWDIHFEYDTGVIDVFMNAIRKKLNLKVDEDYIKTIRGVGYIANE; translated from the coding sequence ATGAAGCACTTATTAATAGTTGAAGACGAAGACGGAATTGTACAATTTTTGAAACAAGGGCTTGAAGAAGAAGGCTATCTGGTTTCCACAGCTTCTGATGGTGCCGAAGGATTTGCTCTTTTTCAAAATGGTAAATTCGATTTAGTACTGCTCGATTGGATGCTGCCCAAAATGACCGGTGTCGAAGTTTGTCAGTCTATTAGACAACAGAATACCAAACTACCTATCATCTTTTTGACTGCCAAAGATACTGTACAGGAAACGGTGGAAGGCTTAAAAAGCGGCGCCAACGATTACATCAAAAAACCGTTTAATTTTGATGAATTGGTAGAACGCATAAAAGTACAATTACGTGATAAAAGCGAGCAGGATATCCTAACATTAGGTCCTATAGAAATCAATCTTCAAAAACATGCTGTAACCGTTGACAAACGCCAAGTTTCGTTGACACAAAAAGAATTCGATTTGCTTTGTTATTTGGTAAAAAACAAAGGAAATGTTTGTTCTAGAGCCCAAATTATTCAAGATGTTTGGGATATTCACTTTGAATATGACACAGGCGTAATCGATGTTTTTATGAATGCCATCCGTAAAAAATTGAATTTAAAAGTAGATGAAGATTACATCAAAACCATTCGTGGCGTTGGGTATATCGCTAATGAATAA
- a CDS encoding QcrA and Rieske domain-containing protein encodes MTRKDFFAKVGFGAAVVLVPTCIGGLASSCSGEDEGSPTPAPTNVDFTLDISTGTLAVNGGFLVHSGIVVARTNTGEFLAVSASCTHQGTNVNYNASGNKFICPNHGAQFNSTGVVTQGPASSNLTQYNTQLTDATHLRVFS; translated from the coding sequence ATGACCCGAAAAGATTTTTTTGCCAAAGTAGGTTTTGGCGCAGCAGTAGTTTTAGTTCCAACTTGTATTGGCGGATTAGCCAGTAGTTGTTCCGGTGAAGATGAAGGTTCACCAACACCAGCTCCCACAAATGTTGATTTCACATTAGATATAAGTACCGGTACATTAGCTGTCAACGGTGGGTTTTTAGTTCACAGTGGCATTGTAGTGGCTCGTACCAATACAGGTGAATTTTTGGCTGTTTCGGCTTCGTGCACCCATCAAGGAACCAACGTAAACTATAATGCTTCCGGAAATAAATTCATCTGTCCCAATCATGGCGCTCAATTTAATAGCACCGGAGTTGTCACGCAAGGACCGGCCTCTAGTAATTTAACGCAATACAACACCCAATTAACAGATGCTACACATTTAAGAGTGTTTTCATAA